In a genomic window of Sulfurimonas denitrificans DSM 1251:
- a CDS encoding GLUG motif-containing protein, translating to MQAMELDDDTKNYALGANIVLYDTNDNNWGAIGTSSNPFQGAFDGLGHTVSNLNINKPTDQLAGLFGHIYSATIKNIGVVDASIIGKSYVGGLVGSSRSNSSISNSYSTGSVTGNNGYIGGLVGSNGSSTISNSYSTASVSGGDSATVGGLVGLNDSYSAISNSYSSSTSVKGGTGATLGGLVGVDDKGYDNIGEITHSYYDKDVNTGMSDADIYGKTTTQMQNIATYTTAIEDEDKRWNITEDSTMDSKYKYPILVTQNEVTSWKIYKGTESSNNGESSNNNGGSSNPPVVVTPPVVTPPVQAQKIADVVTTIVNTNSVKVELPKEVTTQVNTNFTSSVAATVVAPKTTITSSPMLATLETKLGITAGEGVSLSSITIEGTPTEIVTLSQLQTMSDSQPQANSSDNAASTTVTETRVALSENSIIDLINGGVHLPEGVDQQFYVTKTPKKKSN from the coding sequence ATGCAAGCTATGGAACTAGACGATGATACAAAAAACTACGCTCTAGGAGCTAATATAGTTCTTTATGATACAAATGATAATAACTGGGGCGCTATTGGAACTAGCTCGAATCCATTTCAGGGAGCCTTCGATGGTCTAGGTCATACGGTTTCAAACTTAAATATAAATAAACCTACTGATCAGCTTGCAGGTCTTTTTGGACACATATATTCAGCAACTATTAAAAATATAGGTGTGGTAGATGCAAGTATTATAGGAAAGAGTTATGTAGGAGGGCTTGTCGGATCTAGTAGGAGTAATTCTTCAATATCAAACTCATACTCAACTGGATCTGTAACAGGAAATAATGGATATATCGGTGGGCTTGTTGGATCTAATGGGTCTTCAACAATATCAAACTCATACTCAACTGCATCTGTATCAGGAGGAGATAGTGCAACTGTTGGAGGGCTTGTTGGATTGAATGATTCTTATTCTGCAATATCAAACTCATACTCTAGTTCAACTAGTGTAAAAGGAGGAACTGGTGCAACTCTTGGAGGGCTTGTTGGAGTTGATGATAAGGGTTATGATAATATAGGAGAGATTACCCATTCATACTACGATAAAGATGTAAATACAGGCATGAGTGATGCTGATATTTACGGAAAAACAACAACACAAATGCAGAATATAGCAACATATACAACAGCTATAGAAGATGAAGATAAAAGATGGAATATAACTGAAGATAGCACTATGGATAGTAAGTATAAATATCCAATTTTAGTAACCCAAAATGAAGTAACTTCTTGGAAAATATATAAAGGAACAGAGAGTAGCAACAACGGCGAAAGTTCAAACAACAACGGCGGCTCATCAAATCCACCTGTTGTAGTAACTCCTCCAGTTGTAACTCCGCCAGTTCAAGCTCAAAAGATAGCAGATGTGGTAACAACTATAGTAAACACAAACTCAGTAAAAGTAGAACTTCCTAAAGAGGTAACCACGCAGGTAAATACAAACTTTACATCATCAGTAGCTGCTACAGTTGTAGCACCTAAGACAACTATAACAAGCAGCCCTATGTTGGCAACTCTTGAGACTAAACTTGGTATTACCGCAGGAGAGGGAGTATCTCTATCTTCTATAACTATAGAGGGAACGCCAACAGAAATTGTTACTCTAAGCCAACTCCAAACTATGTCAGATAGCCAACCACAAGCAAATAGCTCAGATAACGCAGCTAGCACTACAGTTACAGAAACTAGAGTAGCCCTTAGCGAAAACTCTATCATAGACCTTATAAACGGTGGAGTGCATCTACCAGAGGGCGTAGATCAACAGTTCTATGTAACTAAAACTCCTAAGAAAAAAAGTAACTAA
- a CDS encoding ShlB/FhaC/HecB family hemolysin secretion/activation protein, translating into MKIMKITNLTAKALTLSFVTSSLLVGASIPSSSDIQREVQPPKDLPKKVTPLVEVGGVQKYAPVMQDDKSGKTIFVKSFKITGAIHMSESKLQSLIGSYMDKELTFAQLQEVASIITKEYRANGYFVARAYIPIQSMQDGVVEIAIIEGNYGKFILENNSHVRTPIVQAMLDDVKSANIVSTNTLERAMLIINDTPGAKVTAADVKPRQEVGTSDFAITTETKPWYDGYILGDNYGSRYTGENRLMVGVNLNSLAGLGDKLSLSGLMSSERDLKNGRIAYSVPLMANGLRAEVGYSKTDYSLAQEYKSLDAYGTSNTLDATLSYPIIRTRLETLRVSSTLAIKSLNDKQAGVTTSDKDAKSINLALSYTKEQKLFGLDSQINSGVSYTYGDLKFIDAASKIADAAGANTQGNYSKVNGYVGISTLLPQELTLQTNLQAQKALGGKNLDGSEDMSIGGSNGVKLFPDSEHSAENALLWSIELTRALPTINNYSHKFGLFYDVGYASMQDDSKDPTFQNRTLQDVGVSYYASYKSLFAKAQVATAIGSEEVTSEPKYSTRVLVQGGVSF; encoded by the coding sequence ATGAAAATAATGAAAATAACAAATTTAACAGCTAAAGCACTGACTTTATCATTTGTAACAAGCTCACTTCTCGTTGGGGCTTCTATCCCCTCAAGCAGCGATATCCAAAGAGAGGTTCAACCTCCAAAAGACCTACCAAAAAAAGTAACTCCTTTGGTTGAAGTAGGTGGTGTGCAAAAGTATGCACCTGTTATGCAAGATGATAAAAGCGGAAAAACAATCTTTGTAAAAAGCTTTAAAATCACAGGTGCTATTCACATGTCAGAATCAAAGCTTCAATCTCTCATTGGCTCTTACATGGACAAAGAGTTAACATTTGCACAGCTTCAAGAGGTAGCTTCTATCATCACTAAAGAGTATCGTGCCAATGGCTACTTTGTGGCTCGTGCTTATATCCCTATTCAGAGTATGCAAGATGGTGTTGTAGAGATTGCAATCATAGAGGGAAACTACGGTAAGTTTATACTAGAGAATAACTCACATGTAAGAACACCGATAGTCCAAGCGATGCTTGATGATGTAAAGAGTGCAAACATAGTAAGCACAAATACACTAGAGCGTGCTATGCTTATCATAAATGACACCCCCGGTGCAAAAGTAACAGCAGCAGATGTTAAACCTAGGCAAGAAGTAGGAACAAGTGACTTTGCTATAACAACAGAAACTAAACCTTGGTACGACGGCTATATTTTAGGCGATAACTACGGAAGCAGATATACAGGCGAAAATAGACTAATGGTAGGAGTAAACCTTAACTCTCTTGCAGGTTTAGGAGATAAGCTCAGTCTAAGTGGGCTTATGAGTAGTGAGAGAGATTTAAAAAACGGAAGAATTGCTTACAGTGTTCCTCTTATGGCAAATGGTCTTAGAGCAGAGGTAGGTTACTCTAAAACAGATTACTCTTTAGCTCAAGAGTACAAATCTCTTGATGCTTATGGAACATCAAACACACTTGATGCAACTCTATCTTATCCAATCATCAGAACAAGATTAGAGACTCTAAGAGTCTCATCTACTCTAGCAATAAAGAGTTTAAATGATAAACAAGCAGGAGTAACCACAAGCGATAAAGATGCTAAGTCAATCAACCTTGCCCTCTCTTACACTAAAGAGCAAAAACTCTTTGGACTTGACTCACAGATAAACTCAGGAGTCTCATACACTTATGGAGATTTAAAGTTTATTGACGCTGCCTCAAAAATAGCAGATGCAGCAGGAGCAAACACACAGGGAAACTACTCTAAAGTAAATGGTTATGTTGGTATTTCAACGCTACTGCCACAAGAGCTAACACTTCAAACTAACCTACAAGCTCAAAAAGCTCTAGGCGGTAAAAACCTTGATGGAAGTGAAGATATGTCCATAGGTGGAAGTAACGGTGTTAAACTATTTCCAGATTCAGAACACAGCGCAGAAAATGCCTTACTCTGGAGTATTGAGTTAACAAGAGCACTCCCTACAATAAATAACTACTCTCATAAATTTGGACTATTCTATGACGTTGGATATGCTTCAATGCAAGATGACAGTAAAGACCCTACTTTTCAAAACAGAACTCTTCAAGATGTAGGAGTAAGTTACTACGCTTCATACAAATCACTATTTGCTAAAGCTCAAGTTGCAACTGCAATAGGTAGTGAAGAAGTAACAAGTGAACCTAAGTACAGCACTAGGGTTTTAGTTCAGGGTGGGGTTAGTTTTTAG
- the trpB gene encoding tryptophan synthase subunit beta, producing the protein MQKPYLESMPDENGFFGKFGGAYLPPQLEATYAEISRAYDKLSKSFDFINELKKIRKHYQGRPTPITYCRNLSDFVGGGQIYLKREDLNHTGAHKLNHCMAEALVAKYLGKTKLIAETGAGQHGVALATAAAYFGLECEIHMGEVDIAKEYPNVVRMKILGAKVVPATHGLKTLKEAVDSAFDAYLKDTETQLFAIGSVVGPHPFPKMVRDFQSVVGFEAKEQFLEMTGRLPDMVTACVGGGSNAMGIFSAFIEDSVKLYAVEPAGKGDKIGEHSASLTYGKEGIMHGFNSIMLQDEEGNPAPVHSIGSGIDYPSVGPEHAYLNSIGRTNIGLCSDTESIDAFYKLSQHEGIIPALESAHAVAFAMKYAKENPKESILVNLSGRGDKDIDFVVENYPIPTKWA; encoded by the coding sequence ATGCAAAAACCCTATTTGGAATCTATGCCTGATGAGAACGGCTTTTTTGGAAAATTTGGAGGTGCGTATCTTCCGCCCCAACTTGAGGCTACTTATGCCGAAATAAGCAGAGCATACGACAAGCTCTCAAAATCTTTTGATTTTATAAATGAGCTTAAAAAGATAAGAAAACACTATCAAGGAAGACCTACTCCTATTACATACTGCAGAAACCTCTCTGATTTTGTTGGCGGAGGGCAGATTTATCTAAAGAGAGAGGATCTAAATCACACTGGCGCACACAAGTTAAACCACTGTATGGCTGAAGCTCTTGTAGCAAAATACCTTGGCAAAACAAAGCTAATCGCAGAAACAGGAGCTGGTCAGCATGGGGTAGCATTAGCTACTGCTGCGGCTTATTTTGGGCTTGAGTGTGAGATACATATGGGCGAAGTTGATATTGCCAAAGAGTATCCGAATGTTGTTAGAATGAAGATTTTAGGTGCTAAAGTAGTTCCAGCAACTCATGGGTTAAAAACACTTAAAGAGGCGGTTGACAGTGCTTTTGATGCTTATTTAAAAGATACAGAGACTCAACTATTTGCAATCGGCTCTGTAGTTGGACCTCACCCTTTTCCAAAAATGGTAAGAGATTTTCAAAGCGTAGTAGGATTTGAAGCAAAAGAGCAGTTTTTAGAGATGACGGGTCGTCTTCCAGATATGGTAACTGCATGTGTAGGCGGAGGAAGCAACGCTATGGGAATTTTCAGTGCTTTTATTGAAGATAGTGTAAAGCTTTATGCTGTAGAGCCAGCTGGAAAAGGTGATAAAATTGGTGAACATAGCGCTAGTCTTACTTATGGTAAAGAGGGCATCATGCATGGCTTTAACTCTATCATGCTTCAAGATGAAGAGGGAAATCCCGCTCCAGTGCACTCTATTGGAAGCGGTATAGATTACCCATCAGTTGGACCTGAACACGCTTATCTAAATAGTATCGGAAGAACAAATATAGGGCTATGCAGTGACACAGAATCAATAGATGCTTTTTATAAACTCTCTCAACATGAGGGAATCATTCCAGCATTAGAATCTGCACATGCCGTAGCCTTTGCTATGAAGTACGCAAAAGAGAATCCTAAAGAGTCTATTTTGGTAAATCTTAGCGGAAGAGGAGACAAAGATATAGACTTTGTAGTTGAAAACTATCCAATTCCTACAAAGTGGGCGTAA
- a CDS encoding filamentous hemagglutinin N-terminal domain-containing protein has protein sequence MKYNPDFSSRFRILKGGKISLVVSALIGSITILSASPTGGVVTSGVANISQSGSATNITQSSQKATINWQNFSIGANETVNFAQPNVNAIALNRVVGNERSVIEGALNANGQVWILNSNGVLFNKSASINTAGLVATTKNISDADFNAGNYNFTGESTASVINMGTINITDGGYASLLANSVRNDGTITAIRGKVTLTGASEATINLNGNSLVNLRVDKGVLDALVENKGAIYADGGEIYLTTNAVNELLKGVVNNTGIIEANSIDGITGKVELFAHGGTAQVAGTIEAKDGFVETSGRKLDIADDINIKANTWLLDPYNLEIVSDDTETILTDDGGGNGMYEIVGSQDNSKIKASTIETQLNSESIAIVYVSTHNDGVTEGTQEGNIYM, from the coding sequence ATGAAGTACAATCCAGATTTTAGCTCACGATTTCGCATCCTAAAAGGCGGAAAGATTAGCTTAGTCGTCTCTGCTTTAATAGGAAGTATCACAATACTTTCAGCTTCGCCGACAGGCGGAGTAGTAACAAGCGGTGTTGCAAACATCTCTCAAAGCGGCTCAGCCACCAACATAACCCAAAGCTCCCAAAAAGCCACCATCAACTGGCAAAACTTCTCTATCGGTGCAAATGAGACAGTTAATTTTGCTCAGCCAAATGTAAATGCTATCGCTCTTAACCGTGTAGTTGGAAATGAGAGAAGTGTAATAGAGGGAGCACTAAACGCAAACGGACAAGTTTGGATACTAAACTCAAACGGTGTGCTTTTTAACAAGAGTGCAAGCATAAACACAGCTGGACTTGTAGCTACAACAAAAAATATCTCAGATGCAGACTTTAACGCAGGTAACTATAACTTTACAGGCGAGAGTACAGCAAGCGTTATCAACATGGGAACTATCAACATTACAGATGGCGGTTACGCTTCACTTCTTGCAAATAGTGTAAGAAATGATGGAACTATCACAGCCATAAGAGGAAAGGTAACTTTAACAGGCGCTAGTGAAGCAACTATCAACCTAAATGGAAACTCACTTGTAAATCTAAGAGTAGATAAAGGGGTATTAGATGCACTTGTAGAGAACAAAGGTGCCATTTACGCTGATGGCGGAGAGATTTACTTAACAACAAATGCAGTAAATGAACTTCTAAAAGGTGTTGTAAATAACACAGGTATCATAGAAGCTAACTCTATTGATGGTATAACAGGCAAGGTAGAGCTTTTTGCTCATGGCGGAACTGCTCAAGTCGCTGGAACTATTGAAGCTAAGGATGGGTTTGTAGAGACGAGTGGAAGAAAGTTAGACATTGCAGATGATATAAACATAAAAGCAAATACTTGGCTTTTAGATCCATATAATCTTGAAATCGTTTCAGATGATACAGAAACTATACTTACTGATGATGGTGGTGGTAATGGTATGTATGAAATTGTTGGTAGTCAAGATAATTCAAAAATAAAAGCTTCAACTATTGAGACACAATTAAATAGCGAATCGATAGCAATTGTTTATGTATCTACTCATAATGATGGAGTTACAGAAGGGACTCAAGAGGGAAATATATATATGTAA
- a CDS encoding sensor histidine kinase has translation MKSLLFLILFGSLIHANVFYIGDEKIDKASLFEVSTTYIDENSSKNIEDIKKCEFQELKQNNFKAKKHRIWINFSLHNTSESEKEIYLENSKPGIDVVDVYMYKDDVLLKIIELGDLRDKKDRELQTRKSAFILKLEPQSKYDFFVMHESYGSISTIWSIQIRQYFEEMRSIENGVWGLVSGVIITLCLYNLMLFFATRELAFLSYVGMSLSLLVYQLNINGVLYQFLGNVNLQYLNNLSWFIGFLSLVFSILFPLQFFKPSKKTFIFKYLVFMLFVYMSITLLYAFAFEYPELRYYTKYTDIAAFMLIPSLIGTSIWALKKKLSGAIFYLFGQVVYLSALLYVFMITIGYFKMFESIWLLLPIGITFDALFLLLALFAKLQEINKEKKENEELIISQARFTAMGQTIANMTHQWKTPISQLGSQIFLLEATHEIDKTNFATIWAQTLPKMKESIVYLKDTINDIYNFYSSPLQKEKFSFKDEIESLLRILHDEITSNKISLIKDIDDLNYYSYRSSFLNVLMIILENSIYQLTHFKDKDRVIKISLKKLEHKIKIDIEDNGGGLKQSDLKKLFDSYFSSKKGAGSGVGLVLAKKLLDERLKGTIEAKKHSCRHSF, from the coding sequence ATGAAGAGCCTTCTTTTTCTCATACTCTTTGGCAGTTTGATACATGCAAATGTTTTTTATATTGGTGATGAGAAGATTGACAAAGCCTCTCTTTTTGAAGTCTCTACAACTTACATAGATGAAAACTCAAGTAAAAACATAGAAGATATAAAAAAATGTGAGTTTCAAGAGTTAAAACAGAACAATTTTAAAGCAAAAAAACATCGTATTTGGATTAATTTTTCACTGCACAACACAAGTGAGAGTGAAAAAGAGATTTATCTTGAGAACTCTAAGCCTGGGATTGATGTAGTTGATGTTTACATGTACAAAGATGATGTTTTACTCAAAATCATTGAACTAGGTGACTTGAGAGATAAAAAAGATAGAGAGCTTCAAACTAGAAAAAGTGCTTTTATACTCAAGCTAGAACCACAAAGCAAGTATGATTTTTTTGTTATGCATGAGAGCTATGGAAGTATATCAACTATTTGGTCTATCCAAATACGACAATATTTTGAAGAGATGAGAAGTATAGAAAATGGAGTTTGGGGTTTAGTTTCAGGTGTCATCATAACACTGTGTCTTTATAACTTGATGCTATTTTTTGCTACAAGAGAGTTGGCATTTTTAAGTTATGTTGGTATGTCTTTGTCGCTGTTGGTTTACCAGCTAAACATAAATGGTGTTCTTTACCAGTTTTTAGGCAATGTCAACTTGCAATACCTCAATAATCTAAGCTGGTTCATAGGTTTTTTAAGTTTAGTTTTTTCTATACTTTTTCCATTGCAATTTTTTAAACCATCAAAAAAAACTTTTATATTTAAGTACCTTGTATTTATGCTTTTTGTTTATATGTCTATAACGTTGCTTTATGCCTTTGCATTTGAATATCCTGAGTTAAGATACTATACAAAGTACACCGATATAGCAGCATTTATGCTTATACCGAGTTTAATTGGCACTTCTATATGGGCTTTAAAAAAGAAGCTCTCCGGAGCTATCTTTTACCTTTTTGGGCAAGTTGTTTATCTCTCTGCACTTCTTTATGTTTTTATGATAACAATAGGCTATTTTAAGATGTTTGAGAGTATCTGGCTACTTCTTCCAATAGGTATAACTTTTGATGCACTGTTTTTACTTCTTGCTCTTTTTGCAAAACTTCAAGAGATAAACAAAGAGAAAAAAGAAAATGAAGAGCTCATTATCTCACAAGCAAGATTTACAGCCATGGGACAAACTATAGCAAATATGACGCATCAGTGGAAAACTCCCATTTCTCAACTAGGTTCTCAAATCTTTTTACTAGAAGCTACGCATGAAATAGATAAAACAAACTTTGCTACAATCTGGGCTCAAACTCTACCAAAAATGAAAGAGAGCATTGTGTATCTCAAAGATACCATAAATGATATATATAACTTTTACTCAAGCCCTTTGCAAAAAGAGAAGTTTAGCTTCAAAGATGAGATAGAGTCTCTCTTGAGAATACTCCATGATGAAATCACATCCAATAAGATAAGTCTAATCAAAGATATCGATGACTTAAACTACTACTCTTATAGAAGCAGTTTTTTAAATGTCCTGATGATTATTTTAGAAAATAGTATCTATCAACTCACTCACTTTAAAGATAAAGACAGAGTGATAAAAATATCTCTAAAAAAACTAGAGCATAAGATAAAAATAGATATAGAAGATAACGGAGGCGGACTAAAACAGAGTGATTTAAAGAAGTTGTTTGATTCGTATTTTAGCTCTAAAAAAGGAGCAGGCAGCGGTGTTGGCTTAGTTCTTGCAAAAAAGTTGTTAGATGAGAGACTAAAAGGGACAATTGAAGCAAAAAAACACTCATGTAGGCATAGTTTTTAG
- a CDS encoding response regulator transcription factor, producing the protein MVEFKNFCVLYAEDDLEVQANISKILSLLFLKVHVASDGEEALELFKKNNIHIIITDYEMPRVDGYKFILKIREMSQTIPIVVLSSHTQKEKLMNCIPLKLIEYLEKPIIYEKLLQTLKKCVKEIKNSADVEVMIGEDIFYNIESNHIQKNAKTLKLTALEMRAFEYMFSKKNILVSNEELGFYVYDSHDYSVGAIKNIIYRLRKKLGREFMQNHKDIGYILKSL; encoded by the coding sequence TTGGTAGAATTTAAAAATTTTTGTGTTTTATATGCAGAAGACGACTTAGAAGTTCAAGCAAATATCTCAAAGATTTTATCTTTGCTTTTTTTAAAAGTACATGTAGCATCAGATGGAGAAGAGGCACTTGAGCTTTTTAAAAAAAACAATATTCATATAATTATTACAGATTATGAGATGCCTAGAGTAGATGGTTATAAATTTATCTTAAAAATAAGAGAGATGTCACAAACAATCCCTATAGTAGTTTTAAGCAGTCATACTCAAAAAGAGAAGCTTATGAACTGCATTCCCTTAAAATTGATAGAGTATCTTGAAAAACCGATTATTTACGAAAAACTTTTACAAACTTTAAAAAAGTGTGTAAAAGAGATAAAAAACAGTGCTGATGTTGAAGTTATGATAGGTGAGGATATTTTTTATAACATTGAATCAAATCATATTCAAAAAAATGCTAAAACACTCAAACTGACTGCTTTAGAGATGAGAGCGTTTGAGTACATGTTTAGCAAAAAAAACATACTTGTATCTAATGAAGAGTTGGGTTTTTATGTATATGACAGCCATGACTATAGTGTCGGTGCCATAAAAAACATCATCTATAGACTCAGAAAGAAACTAGGAAGAGAGTTTATGCAAAACCACAAAGATATTGGGTATATCTTAAAGAGTCTCTAA
- a CDS encoding deoxyguanosinetriphosphate triphosphohydrolase, whose translation MFKKLLSNQRYCNKDEIKEDEQQQYYRSSFHKDYDRVIFSNSFRRLSKKTQVHPLSKNDHVHNRLTHSLEVASVGRSLGLRAGEFLSKKYPQTDIDPYDVAYIIQTACLAHDIGNPPFGHAGEEVIKEWFNKKKNETFLKELSEDELEDFIHIDGNAQSFRVVSQIENNLFNGGMRLTFATLGALVKYPYASNRCKFTCKSKFNFFQSEAEFFKLMFDELGLSRKDGSYKRHPLSYLMEAADDICYGLLDLQDAVELKIITLKDTKNIFSLICGEREVEVIYEDNDYSDIKKVSRLVAISIHNLALHTMGVFEDNFDAIMSDEQPRDLIELFINKEYKSAIKEAKKLASAKIFNEKRKIELELGAYNIIETLLDNLIHATYDFYKKEDETKLSFRYKRALELMGEDRPKKEQSLYNMYQRVVDYIVGMTDNHAKYVANQLNGMGI comes from the coding sequence ATGTTTAAAAAGCTACTCTCAAACCAAAGATATTGCAATAAAGATGAGATAAAAGAGGATGAGCAACAGCAATATTATCGAAGCAGTTTTCATAAAGATTATGACAGAGTAATATTTTCAAACTCTTTTAGAAGACTCTCAAAAAAGACGCAAGTTCATCCGCTCTCAAAAAACGACCATGTTCACAATAGACTCACACATAGCCTAGAAGTTGCAAGTGTCGGACGAAGCCTCGGGCTTAGAGCAGGGGAGTTTTTAAGTAAAAAATATCCTCAAACAGATATTGACCCTTATGATGTGGCATACATTATTCAAACTGCATGTTTGGCACATGATATTGGAAATCCGCCTTTTGGACATGCTGGAGAAGAGGTTATAAAAGAGTGGTTCAATAAAAAGAAAAATGAAACTTTTTTAAAAGAGCTCTCAGAAGATGAACTTGAAGATTTTATTCATATTGATGGAAATGCACAGAGTTTTAGAGTTGTAAGCCAGATAGAGAACAATCTTTTTAATGGTGGAATGAGGCTCACTTTTGCAACACTTGGTGCTTTGGTAAAGTATCCTTATGCGTCAAATAGATGCAAATTTACATGTAAATCAAAGTTTAATTTCTTTCAAAGCGAAGCGGAGTTTTTTAAGCTCATGTTTGACGAGTTGGGGTTATCTAGAAAAGATGGAAGTTACAAAAGACATCCGCTCTCATATCTCATGGAAGCAGCTGATGATATCTGCTATGGATTACTTGACCTCCAAGATGCGGTTGAACTTAAAATCATAACACTCAAAGATACAAAAAATATCTTTTCACTTATCTGCGGCGAGAGAGAAGTTGAGGTGATATATGAAGATAATGATTATTCTGATATTAAAAAAGTCTCAAGGCTTGTTGCTATCTCAATTCATAATTTAGCTCTTCATACAATGGGAGTATTTGAAGATAATTTTGATGCAATTATGAGTGATGAACAGCCTAGAGATTTGATAGAGCTTTTTATAAACAAAGAGTATAAAAGTGCTATAAAAGAGGCAAAAAAACTAGCAAGTGCAAAAATATTTAATGAAAAAAGAAAGATAGAGCTAGAGCTTGGAGCTTACAACATCATAGAAACTCTGCTTGATAACCTAATACATGCAACCTATGATTTTTATAAAAAAGAGGATGAGACAAAACTATCTTTTAGATATAAAAGAGCGTTAGAACTTATGGGAGAAGATAGACCAAAAAAAGAGCAGAGTCTATACAACATGTATCAAAGAGTAGTTGACTACATAGTCGGCATGACGGACAATCATGCAAAATATGTTGCAAATCAGTTAAACGGGATGGGGATTTAA
- a CDS encoding EI24 domain-containing protein — protein sequence MSEKEILLRSIKDFLTPKMLKYSILPFIISLVVLYIVFFVIAGIGVEHLSTLNVESSQTTIVDGVPHTENFNATLSDSSMLKFLMHYAISSWLAAFFIYALGAFLAIYFSIFLAVIIIGFLTPSILRELQKSSYSDISMIGYSNLPSALFLALKSALIMILLFILLIPFYFIPFLNIIALNLPMYYFFHKMLLFDVSSSICTKEEAKNIAYFKANNLRLKTALLYLISLVPFAIFFVAIFFVIYLGHTYFLATRELREPQ from the coding sequence ATGAGTGAAAAAGAGATACTTCTAAGAAGTATAAAAGATTTTCTAACACCAAAAATGCTCAAATACTCCATACTCCCTTTTATAATCAGCCTAGTAGTTTTGTATATAGTTTTTTTTGTTATTGCTGGTATAGGTGTTGAACACTTAAGTACACTTAATGTTGAGAGTTCTCAAACTACTATAGTGGATGGAGTGCCTCACACAGAGAATTTTAATGCTACTCTGAGTGACTCTTCAATGCTAAAATTTTTGATGCACTATGCAATATCTTCATGGCTCGCTGCATTTTTTATCTACGCTCTTGGCGCTTTTTTGGCTATCTACTTCTCTATTTTTTTAGCAGTTATCATTATAGGTTTTTTAACTCCCTCTATTTTGAGAGAACTTCAAAAGAGCTCATATAGTGATATTTCGATGATAGGTTATTCAAATCTTCCCAGTGCTCTATTTTTAGCACTAAAATCAGCTCTCATTATGATTCTGCTCTTTATTTTATTGATTCCTTTTTACTTCATCCCATTTTTAAATATTATTGCTCTAAACCTGCCTATGTACTACTTTTTCCATAAAATGCTCCTCTTTGACGTATCTTCTAGCATCTGCACAAAAGAGGAAGCTAAAAATATAGCTTACTTTAAAGCAAATAATTTAAGATTAAAAACAGCCCTGCTCTATCTTATATCTTTAGTGCCATTTGCGATATTTTTTGTAGCAATATTTTTTGTTATCTATCTAGGACACACCTACTTTTTAGCAACAAGAGAGTTAAGAGAGCCTCAGTAA